One part of the Torulaspora delbrueckii CBS 1146 chromosome 8, complete genome genome encodes these proteins:
- the TDEL0H01440 gene encoding RNA helicase (similar to Saccharomyces cerevisiae YLR419W; ancestral locus Anc_4.291): MAKKGKTSSKASPTPPPDVGKKKNRNKVEEPSELELKKSKQQANRAKVTSTASWTGKLPHTLLHEFCQKRKWNKVEYDMKKIGDKGMVAIAILSYTDAKSKETLTVKMNDPTYDKASGKGAVVPQETPNEARHYAATVALHRVAYNTNMHMMLPPNHKNVWYELNDYRTAISKENSYRSQRLFDSDPFKTMVEDQKLKKQREKEQAGKNKQAEKEHTQTVVVSLPNNSNRVDKPSDLRSKRLAKLQNSTHFPKKVWENAPFIDLEESSRQMMESTMKLNIDWKSRRLDTAKSLTGDREVLKNGLLSLKFREAHVEEAMSYKDPLSFLLLNLPEDDLPPFFHKRKEDTKNILQISSLPLVVRNMIDRLMESGVSKDEAVFALEGSEMDENEAAGKLTQAAYPSLTAISDSMPSEQESVEIWNQELESLRCIYEDSVTVIKENSCYSIDLFKEMKLKAKFYRTKHYPQALPGIIVSTFERGYKLPDYIKQQILVKLLQYISESKLLGDMLVFHVYEWLQENVKQLIENPGPLLSNAILHETSSNQSGEYSPMQNNKLNRRQRSGQKSEINGETLKMLEKEYFERLKSAAYKNMCNSRAKLPAWKKQDLIVNLVESNDVILITGETGSGKSTQVVQFILDSLASIKKDFATKIICTQPRRISAIGLAERVADERCVECGDEVGYVIRGVNKSKITTRIKFMTTGVLVRILQGDKTFLQNTIVVIDEVHERSIDTDLIVILLKNLRGKIPGLKIVLMSATVNVDVFKNFFGTLGTCHIEGRTFPIKDHYLDDILEDLDFTIKSDKSHNYWDDDDGDEKLLKPTADCNFFRSGQINYDLISQVVTYADQQLCNEGNDGSIIVFLPGVAEINRCCSLISARNDTFVVLPLHSALTPEEQRRVFKKYPRKRKIVVSTNIAETSITIDDCVATIDTGRGKTMIYNPRDNTTRLTESFISRAEAKQRRGRAGRVREGISYKLFSKRLYEEDMVSMPEPEIKRISLESLYISVKAMGIKDVEKFLGGGLDPPPTESIGKAARILTTVGLLDEFDGSLTELGKFISLMPTMDSKHGKLLIYSIIFGVADMGILLASILSAGTMPFVGGFENKDKIKRLLSKYENKGDLIAVCEIFQQYLSIKGESARNKFIKENLLSYNKVKEILSSQTQYQSILKDIGFLPFKKDEKLSAYLNRNCDNYDIVRAVITGAFYPQVARVQLPDAKYLKTSMGAIEKDPELSSIKLWIRNEEYIDQLLNPKETGHENKPLPATRAFLHPSSVLFKGNNLSAEETRALVEDEQPMLRQSNTNPLLRNPFIAFNSAHVTSKLYLREVTPISALSLLLVGGPLSYDVNEKEHSYGIIVDNWLPIRTWCKNAVLIKELRTLLDQAIKDKLENPRYVVVNSNQPQTRADQVLKLVEDIFSLE; the protein is encoded by the coding sequence ATGGCCAAGAAGGGGAAAACCAGCTCGAAGGCTTCCCCAACCCCACCGCCAGATGTGGgcaaaaagaagaataggAACAAGGTGGAAGAACCTAGTGAATTAGAACTAAAGAAATCCAAACAACAGGCCAATAGAGCCAAAGTCACTTCGACAGCTAGCTGGACTGGGAAATTGCCACATACGTTATTACATGAGTTTTGTCAGAAGAGGAAATGGAACAAAGTTGAATACGAtatgaagaaaattggtGATAAAGGAATGGTTGCCATTGCAATACTATCCTACACTGACGCCAAGTCCAAGGAAACGTTGACAGTTAAAATGAATGATCCGACTTATGACAAGGCAAGTGGTAAAGGTGCAGTTGTCCCACAGGAGACACCTAACGAGGCTAGACATTACGCTGCTACGGTGGCTTTACATCGTGTCGCCTACAATACTAATATGCATATGATGCTTCCACCAAATCACAAGAACGTCTGGTATGAATTGAACGATTACAGAACGGCTATTTCGAAAGAAAACTCATACCGCTCCCAAAGGCTATTTGATTCTGACCCGTTCAAGACAATGGTAGAGGACCAAAAGCTTAAGaaacaaagagaaaaggaaCAAGCAGGCAAGAACAAACAAGCAGAGAAGGAGCATACTCAAACTGTGGTTGTATCATTGCCCAACAATTCCAATAGAGTCGACAAGCCATCGGATCTGCGATCGAAAAGGCTTGCAAAGTTACAAAATTCAACACATTTCCCAAAGAAAGTATGGGAAAACGCCCCTTTTATAGATCTTGAGGAGTCATCGCGCCAGATGATGGAATCCAccatgaaattgaacatCGATTGGAAAAGCAGGAGGTTAGATACAGCGAAATCGCTGACCGGGGATCGCGAGGTTCTGAAGAACGGATtactttctttgaagttcaGAGAAGCTCATGTTGAAGAAGCGATGTCCTATAAAGATCCACTATCATTTTTATTATTGAACCTCCCGGAAGATGACTTACCGCCATTCTTCCATAAGAGGAAGGAGGACACCAAAAATATACTACAAATATCATCGCTACCGCTTGTAGTGCGCAACATGATTGATAGACTAATGGAGAGTGGTGTGTCGAAGGACGAGGCAGTCTTTGCCTTGGAGGGTTCCGAAATGGATGAGAACGAAGCCGCAGGTAAACTTACACAGGCGGCTTACCCTTCATTGACAGCTATCTCTGATTCAATGCCTTCGGAGCAGGAATCAGTAGAGATCTGGAACCAAGAGCTGGAAAGTTTGAGATGCATTTATGAGGACTCTGTGACAGTAATAAAAGAGAATTCATGTTATTCTAtcgatcttttcaaagagatgaaattgaaagcaAAATTCTACAGGACAAAGCATTATCCTCAAGCACTACCGGGGATTATTGTTTCAACTTTCGAAAGAGGCTACAAATTGCCAGACTACATCAAGCAACAGATCTTGGTCAAACTCTTACAGTATATCTCTGAATCCAAGTTGCTTGGAGACATGCTTGTCTTCCATGTGTATGAGtggcttcaagaaaatgtCAAACAGCTTATCGAAAATCCGGGTCCTCTTTTATCTAATGCAATACTACACGAGACGTCGAGTAACCAAAGTGGAGAGTATTCGCCAATGCAAAACAACAAATTGAACAGACGGCAAAGAAGCGGTCAAAAATCAGAGATAAATGGGGAAACGCTGAAGATGCTCGAGAAAGAATATTTCGAGAGGCTCAAGTCTGCGGCATACAAGAATATGTGTAACTCTCGGGCAAAGTTGCCTGCATGGAAAAAACAGGATTTGATTGTGAACCTCGTTGAAAGTAATGATGTAATACTCATCACTGGTGAGACAGGTTCCGGTAAATCAACTCAAGTTGTTCAGTTTATTTTGGATTCCTTGGCGTCCATCAaaaaagattttgcaaCGAAGATCATCTGCACTCAACCCCGTAGAATTTCAGCCATTGGGCTGGCTGAGCGTGTTGCTGATGAGCGCTGCGTTGAATGTGGAGATGAGGTAGGTTACGTGATTAGAGGTGTTAATAAATCGAAGATTACCACTCGAATCAAATTCATGACTACAGGTGTCCTTGTGCGAATTCTACAAGGCGACAAGACTTTTTTGCAGAATACCATAGTGgttattgatgaagttcaCGAGCGATCTATTGATACAGATTTAATTGTCATTCTACTAAAGAACTTGCGAGGCAAAATTCCAGGACTTAAAATCGTCCTCATGAGTGCAACAGTGAACGTTGACGTCTTTAAGAATTTTTTCGGGACCCTAGGTACTTGCCATATAGAAGGACGGACCTTCCCCATCAAGGATCACTATTTGGATGATATTTTGGAGGATCTAGACTTTACGATCAAGAGCGATAAATCCCATAACTATTGggatgatgacgatggagatgagaaacttttgaagccCACAGCAGACTgcaattttttcagatcGGGGCAGATTAATTATGACTTAATCTCTCAAGTTGTTACTTACGCCGATCAGCAGCTCTGCAATGAGGGAAACGACGGTTCGATCATCGTGTTTTTGCCTGGTGTTGCGGAAATCAACAGGTGTTGTAGTTTGATATCAGCAAGAAATGATACATTTGTTGTTCTTCCGCTACATTCTGCTCTCACACCTGAAGAACAGAGAAGGGTATTTAAAAAATATCCTCGTAAGAGAAAGATAGTTGTCTCAACCAACATAGCAGAAACTTCCATTACTATTGATGACTGTGTTGCTACAATAGATACAGGGCGCGGTAAAACAATGATTTACAATCCTAGAGACAACACTACGCGATTGACAGAATCCTTCATATCTAGGGCCGAGGCCAAGCAGCGTCGAGGCCGTGCTGGGAGAGTTCGTGAAGGTATTTCATATAAATTATTCTCGAAGAGACTATATGAAGAGGATATGGTATCGATGCCCGAACCAGAGATAAAGAGAATATCCCTCGAGTCTTTGTACATATCGGTCAAGGCAATGGGAATAAAGGATgttgagaagtttcttggGGGAGGTCTAGATCCACCACCAACCGAATCAATAGGCAAAGCAGCCAGAATTTTGACCACAGTAGGTCTTCtagatgaatttgatggcTCTCTGACAGAACTAGGGAAATTTATAAGTCTCATGCCCACGATGGATAGCAAGCACGGTAAGTTGCTCATATACAGTATAATATTTGGTGTTGCAGATATGGGTATTTTGCTTGCGTCCATTCTCAGTGCTGGGACTATGCCGTTTGTGGGCGGTTTTGAGAATAAGGATAAAATCAAGAGGTTGTTGTCGAAGTATGAGAACAAAGGTGATTTGATAGCAGTCTGTGAGATTTTTCAGCAGTATTTGAGTATTAAAGGTGAATCAGCAAGGAATaagtttatcaaagaaaatctgCTATCCTACAACAAGGTGAAAGAAATTCTATCTTCCCAAACTCAATATCAATCCATTCTTAAGGATATaggttttcttccttttaAAAAGGACGAGAAGCTTTCCGCATATCTAAATCGGAATTGTGACAACTATGACATAGTAAGGGCAGTGATCACAGGAGCATTTTATCCCCAAGTTGCTAGAGTTCAACTTCCAGATGCAAAGTACCTGAAAACCAGTATGGGTGCCATCGAGAAAGACCCAGAACTGAGCTCAATAAAGCTCTGGATCAGAAATGAAGAGtacattgatcaattgctgAACCCAAAAGAAACTGGCCATGAGAATAAGCCATTGCCGGCAACTAGAGCATTCCTTCACCCATCATCAgtacttttcaaaggtaaTAACTTAAGCGCTGAAGAGACCCGAGCCCTAGTAGAAGATGAGCAACCGATGCTAAGGCAAAGCAACACAAATCCTCTTTTGAGAAATCCTTTCATTGCGTTCAACAGCGCTCACGTCACCAGTAAATTATACCTGCGAGAGGTCACTCCAATTTCAGCACTATCATTACTACTGGTAGGTGGGCCGTTGAGCTACGACGTCAATGAAAAGGAGCATTCTTACGGTATTATCGTGGATAATTGGTTGCCAATAAGAACATGGTGCAAAAATGCTGTGCTGATCAAAGAATTAAGAACTCTACTGGATCAAGCCATCAAAGATAAACTCGAGAACCCCAGGTATGTTGTTGTAAATTCCAACCAGCCGCAAACGAGGGCAGACCAGGTTCTAAAGTTAGTCGAGGATATTTTCAGCTTAGAGTGA
- the VMA1 gene encoding H(+)-transporting V1 sector ATPase subunit A (similar to Saccharomyces cerevisiae TFP1 (YDL185W); ancestral locus Anc_7.300), which produces MAGALENARKEIQRLSLEEHDETEYGYIYSVSGPVVVAERMIGCAMYELVKVGHDNLVGEVIRIDGDKATIQVYEETAGVTVGDPVLRTGKPLSVELGPGLMETIYDGIQRPLRAIKEQSGSIYIPRGVEVPALSREIKWKFTPGSYKVGDHITGGDIFGTVFENSLIEDHKILLPPRARGKVTWIAPAGEYTVDEKVLEVEFEGKKSDFPMYHTWPVRVPRPVAEKKSADYPLLTGQRVLDALFPCVQGGTTCIPGAFGCGKTVISQSLSKYSNSDAIIYCGCGERGNEMAEVLMEFPELHTEKNGKMEPIMKRTTLVANTSNMPVAAREASIYTGITLAEYFRDQGRDVAMIADSSSRWAEALREISGRLGEMPADQGFPAYLGAKLASFYERAGKAVALGSPDRVGSVSIVAAVSPAGGDFSDPVTTATLGITQVFWGLDKKLAQRKHFPSINTSVSYSKYTNVLNKYYDVNYPEFASLRDRIREILSNAEELEQVVQLVGKSALSDSDKITLDVANLIKEDFLQQNGYSTYDAFCPIWKTFDMMRAFVGYHDESQKAIANGANWSKLSEATADVKHAVSSSKFFEPSRGQEEVHAEFEKLLSNMQERFAESTD; this is translated from the coding sequence ATGGCAGGTGCTCTGGAGAACGCACGCaaagagatccaaagaCTTTCACTTGAAGAGCATGACGAAACTGAGTATGGTTACATCTACTCTGTCTCTGGTCCCGTCGTGGTTGCTGAACGCATGATTGGTTGTGCAATGTACGAATTGGTCAAGGTTGGTCATGACAATTTGGTCGGTGAAGTTATTAGAATTGATGGTGATAAAGCCACCATCCAAGTTTACGAAGAAACTGCAGGTGTTACTGTTGGTGATCCAGTTCTACGGACTGGTAAGCCATTGTCGGTTGAATTGGGTCCAGGTTTGATGGAAACTATTTACGATGGTATTCAAAGACCTTTGAGAGcgatcaaagaacaatccGGATCGATCTACATTCCAAGAGGTGTCGAGGTTCCAGCATTGAGCAGAGAGATCAAGTGGAAATTTACGCCTGGCTCTTACAAAGTTGGTGATCACATCACCGGCGGTGACATCTTCGGTACTGTTTTTGAAAACTCATTGATAGAGGACCATAAGATCCTATTGCCTCCTAGAGCTAGAGGTAAAGTTACCTGGATTGCTCCAGCTGGTGAATATACTGTGGACGAAAAGGTCTTGGAGGTCGAATTTGAAGGTAAGAAATCCGACTTCCCAATGTACCACACATGGCCTGTGCGTGTCCCAAGACCTGTtgcagagaagaaatccGCTGATTACCCGTTGTTGACTGGTCAGAGAGTGCTAGATGCCCTATTTCCTTGTGTTCAAGGTGGTACCACGTGTATTCCAGGTGCTTTTGGTTGTGGTAAGACGGTGATCTCGCAATCGCTATCGAAGTACTCCAACTCTGATGCTATCATCTATTGTGGCTGTGGAGAACGTGGTAACGAGATGGCAGAGGTTCTAATGGAGTTTCCAGAACTTCATACCGAGAAGAACGGTAAGATGGAACCTATTATGAAGCGTACCACTTTGGTGGCCAACACTTCAAATATGCCGGTCGCCGCAAGAGAAGCATCAATTTATACGGGTATCACGCTGGCTGAGTACTTCAGAGATCAGGGTAGAGATGTTGCCATGATCGCAGATTCATCTTCTAGATGGGCAGAAGCCTTGAGAGAAATTTCTGGTCGTTTGGGTGAAATGCCTGCTGATCAGGGTTTCCCAGCTTACTTGGGTGCCAAATTGGCATCGTTCTATGAGAGAGCTGGTAAAGCAGTGGCACTAGGATCCCCAGATCGTGTTGGGTCTGTCTCTATCGTTGCTGCAGTGTCTCCAGCTGGTggtgatttttcagatccCGTGACCACGGCCACTCTAGGTATTACTCAAGTATTCTGGGGTTTGGACAAGAAATTGGCACAGAGAAAGCATTTCCCCTCTATTAACACCAGTGTGTCGTACTCCAAGTACACTAATGTCTTGAACAAATACTACGATGTCAACTACCCAGAGTTTGCATCACTAAGAGATCGTATCAGAGAAATTTTATCTAACGCCGAAGAATTGGAGcaagttgttcaattggtcGGTAAATCTGCTCTTTCCGACAGTGATAAGATCACTTTGGATGTTgccaatttgatcaaggaaGATTTCTTGCAACAAAACGGTTACTCTACTTATGATGCCTTCTGTCCTATCTGGAAGACTTTCGATATGATGAGAGCCTTTGTTGGTTACCATGACGAATCTCAAAAGGCTATCGCCAATGGTGCTAACTGGTCTAAGCTATCCGAAGCTACCGCTGATGTCAAACACGcggtttcttcttccaagttctttgaaccAAGCAGAGGCCAAGAAGAGGTACACGCcgaatttgaaaaactactATCCAACATGCAAGAGAGATTCGCCGAATCCACAGATTAA
- the MRX19 gene encoding Mrx19p (similar to Saccharomyces cerevisiae YDL183C; ancestral locus Anc_7.298): MKVLGPGCIRCYATKIPSVTVQQFLRDPVKIIVIPVTNKKVFIYHKHTADLLNEDSSVIRLERWVTKKAADIWGKLNSSPKSYNKKIVLWVNKLLMNTPWTENSLKTIPGENYLLKRVSKKDEPNDETKLSLTEYLSSNIPLEPKPLNVYLPGSILSEEEVKLQFEKEYRTGMQYHKKQMLLCLLGLPLTLPVILVPIIPNVPGFYLTYRAYCNYKAYAGAQHLKTIMEKQSPKLEFRDIEEYDKIFNTQETLLLNDKTLPKIIELLEIPEMKIDLEKVVIQEKARIEEIQRD, translated from the coding sequence ATGAAAGTACTGGGACCTGGTTGTATTCGGTGCTATGCTACCAAGATACCGAGTGTTACTGTGCAACAGTTTCTGAGAGATCCTGTGAAGATAATCGTTATACCAGTGACGAACAAGAAAGTATTCATCTACCATAAGCATACCGCAGATCTGTTGAATGAAGATTCTAGTGTGATAAGACTCGAACGGTGGGTTACAAAGAAAGCTGCAGATATTTGGGGGAAATTGAACTCCTCGCCAAAGAGCTATAACAAAAAGATTGTGTTATGGGTGAATAAGCTACTGATGAATACTCCATGGACCGAGAATAGTTTGAAAACGATACCTGGTGAAAACTACCTGCTCAAGAGAGTGagtaagaaagatgaaccCAATGATGAGACAAAGCTTTCGTTGACAGAGTATTTAAGTTCGAACATTCCATTAGAACCCAAACCTCTAAATGTTTACTTGCCGGGGTCGATCCTCAGTGAAGAGGAAGTCAAGTTGCAATTCGAAAAAGAATACCGCACTGGAATGCAGTATCATAAAAAGCAGATGCTTCTTTGTTTGTTAGGACTCCCACTAACGCTGCCCGTAATCCTCGTCCCAATTATACCGAACGTACCGGGGTTTTACCTCACATATAGAGCATATTGCAATTACAAAGCATATGCCGGTGCCCAACATTTGAAGACTATAATGGAGAAGCAGTCTCCGAAATTAGAGTTTAGAGACATCGAGGAATATGACAAAATCTTTAACACGCAAGAGACCTTGCTATTGAATGATAAGACCTTACCAAAGATAATCGAACTTTTAGAGATACCAGAGATGAAAATTGATCTAGAGAAAGTGGTTATACAAGAGAAAGCACGAATCGAAGAGATTCAAAGAGACTAG
- the RAD7 gene encoding UV-damaged DNA-binding protein RAD7 (similar to Saccharomyces cerevisiae RAD7 (YJR052W); ancestral locus Anc_1.492) yields the protein MYRSRNRGKKSGEDGGVKGPSSALTQFLKDQGISAQAIKSRWEKRQKEEAESSVTPESTPDVSKVKPEDVEDEQLDQVSSESTETDDELTSTPFDKRLRSVGADSDEEEYDVDDTSVKKPRIMPRQTVKDEKKKTQILQNRRKKRRKAADILDRRTDILPTLQDMCIRRISENIYKLEKDTNEDKSISFDHIRKVLGGISTDNLKNLAKALSKNRALNDHTLQLFLKTDLHELTFHDCSKLSSEGYRILSIFSPHLTKLSLQMCGQLNNEALLYIAEKLTNLTSINLDGPFLINEETWDLFFQKMKGRLREFHVSNTHRFIDLSLSSLLRNCGADLVSLGLSRLDSVFNYSLLPQYLNNKEFHTLSIKNPFNEEDFSDEVIINILGQIGSTLRHLSLSGCTELTDSTLINGMAAFLEKRGNLETLELEELTSITTDGLVYLCSKVSMPLLKRCSFRRCIQIDDAATIELFLNSAKDSLEYINLNSLNKLTEETFAIMSCPNLTHLDLSFVRAIDDLLVEQISRQNPKLRLMEVFGDNLITSNAKIPSTLTLTGRESDTL from the coding sequence ATGTATCGAAGCAGGAATCGTGGTAAGaaaagtggtgaagatggGGGGGTCAAAGGACCGAGCTCTGCTTTGACTCAATTCTTAAAAGATCAAGGTATCAGTGCTCAGGCAATTAAAAGTCGATGGGAAAAGCGACagaaagaggaagcagaAAGTAGCGTAACACCTGAGTCTACCCCTGATGTCTCTAAAGTTAAACCAGaggatgttgaagatgaacaattGGATCAAGTGAGTTCAGAAAGCACTGAAACCGATGATGAACTTACCTCTACACCATTTGACAAGAGATTAAGGTCCGTGGGTGCCGatagtgatgaagaagagtacGATGTTGATGATACTTCAGTAAAGAAACCACGAATAATGCCGAGGCAAACTGTGAAggatgaaaagaagaagacacAGATTTTACAGAATCGTCGAAAGAAACGGCGGAAGGCAGCTGATATACTGGATAGACGTACTGATATATTGCCGACTCTACAGGATATGTGCATAAGAAGAATCAGTGAAAACATTTACAAACTGGAAAAAGACACCAACGAGGATAAATCAATCAGCTTTGATCATATCAGAAAAGTTTTGGGTGGTATCTCCACGGAtaatttaaaaaatttggcCAAGGCTTTGTCAAAAAATAGAGCTTTAAATGATCATACGTTGCAGCTTTTTTTGAAGACAGATTTACACGAGTTAACTTTTCATGattgttcaaaattgtCGTCAGAGGGTTACAGAATCTTGTCCATTTTTTCACCTCATCTAACAAAGTTGTCACTTCAGATGTGCGGTCAACTTAACAATGAGGCATTGTTATATATTGCTGAGAAGCTGACGAATTTGACATCAATTAATCTGGATGGGCCTTTCCTAATCAACGAAGAAACTTGGgatcttttcttccaaaagatgaagGGTCGTCTAAGGGAATTTCATGTTTCTAATACTCATAGGTTCATTGATCTCTCCCTGAGTAGTCTTCTGAGGAATTGTGGTGCGGATCTGGTCTCCTTAGGGTTATCAAGATTAGATTCCGTGTTCAACTATTCTTTACTTCCACAATATCTTAACAACAAAGAGTTCCATACACTCTCGATCAAAAATCCCttcaatgaagaggatTTTAGCGATGAGGTCATTATCAATATACTGGGCCAAATTGGCTCTACTTTACGACATCTGAGCCTCAGCGGTTGTACTGAATTAACCGACTCAACACTCATAAACGGTATGGCCGCGTTCCTCGAAAAGCGAGGTAACTTGGAGACTTTGGAGCTCGAAGAACTAACATCCATCACTACTGATGGGCTGGTATATCTCTGCAGTAAAGTGAGCATGCCTCTTTTGAAGCGCTGCAGTTTTAGACGGTGTATTCAAATCGATGACGCAGCGACGATTGAGCTGTTTCTGAATTCCGCCAAGGACTCTTTGGAGTATATCAATTTAAATTCTCTAAACAAGTTAACGGAAGAAACATTTGCGATCATGAGTTGCCCAAATTTGACTCACTTGGATTTATCCTTTGTGAGAGCTATAGATGATTTATTGGTTGAGCAGATCAGTCGACAGAACCCAAAACTTAGGCTCATGGAAGTTTTTGGAGATAACTTGATTACGAGTAACGCTAAGATTCCATCTACGCTGACCCTGACAGGCAGGGAAAGTGACACTCTATAA
- the SRF1 gene encoding phospholipase D regulator (similar to Saccharomyces cerevisiae YDL133W; ancestral locus Anc_7.297): MVTDSSSPTSSTGDTRTKADGSSSNSSESHVARGGTNDHDPLNTYGFYPTTVPPFVLDSQIEKVNTRVTHTPSKAEINDCSQFNLKDPFLVTYDGKWGDFAQNIGSNVAYPKQAHARLSLDQNSTSSNNSDIEKQSNTDGSSLIEREKAGKQVLKDLNGEWGGGKRLEKLFNTPIAGNYEFKNNEDRKAWYDYVTKIKQFYYGEGSNWNPTDNKSRLEQMERGTAGRRNPDWVEELNRDRLKFKQVKQQKLQQWMPALKRLLLDNQYLPLGLRIVVGVLSVVSLGLAVRIFQNSSSRVAAIQSSVDQQPSTIMAICVNAIAVVYIVCIAHDEFSGKPLGLRNPFGKLRLILLDLLFIIFCSANLALAFNTLFDPQWVCTNEGGSTGHTRQYPKIPYICEKQRALSSFLFVMLFMWILTFTVSIVRVVEKVSSSPRD; the protein is encoded by the coding sequence ATGGTAACTGATAGTTCTTCACCTACTAGTAGTACTGGAGACACTAGGACCAAAGCGGATGGTAGTAGCTCCAATAGTAGTGAAAGTCATGTCGCAAGAGGTGGCACTAATGATCATGACCCTTTAAACACATATGGATTCTACCCTACGACTGTACCGCCATTTGTGCTGGATTCACAGATTGAGAAGGTCAATACTCGCGTTACACACACTCCTTCAAAGGCGGAGATCAATGATTGCAGTCAGTTTAATTTAAAAGATCCATTTTTGGTCACTTATGATGGTAAATGGGGGGATTTTGCCCAAAATATAGGTTCAAACGTTGCCTATCCGAAGCAGGCGCATGCCAGGCTTTCATTAGACCAAAATTCCACCAGTTCGAACAATTCTGATATAGAGAAGCAAAGCAATACTGATGGGAGTTCTTTGATCGAACGAGAGAAAGCAGGAAAGCAGGTTTTGAAGGACTTGAATGGAGAATGGGGAGGTGGAAAGAGACTTGAAAAGTTATTCAATACTCCGATAGCGGGGAATTACGAGTTTAAGAATAATGAGGATCGAAAGGCTTGGTATGACTATGTGaccaagatcaaacaaTTTTACTACGGCGAAGGCTCCAATTGGAATCCAACGGATAACAAGAGTAGACTGGAACAGATGGAGAGAGGCACTGCAGGCAGGCGGAACCCCGACTGGGTCGAAGAGTTGAATAGAGACAGATTAAAATTCAAGCAAGTGAAACAACAAAAGCTACAACAATGGATGCCCGCGCTAAAAAGACTATTGCTGGATAATCAATATTTACCTCTAGGTCTACGTATTGTTGTGGGAGTCCTAAGCGTAGTCTCTCTAGGTTTAGCTGTTcgaatctttcaaaattcgTCTTCAAGAGTCGCAGCAATCCAGAGCTCAGTGGATCAGCAACCAAGCACAATCATGGCAATTTGTGTTAATGCAATCGCCGTGGTATATATTGTGTGCATAGCGCACGATGAGTTTTCTGGGAAACCGCTTGGGCTCAGAAACCCTTTTGGCAAGTTACGACTTATCCTGCTTGATCTCCtattcatcattttttgcAGTGCCAATCTAGCACTAGCGTTCAACACACTTTTCGATCCCCAATGGGTATGCACGAACGAAGGTGGGTCCACCGGTCACACCCGTCAGTACCCTAAGATTCCCTACATCTGCGAGAAACAAAGAGCACTTTCGTCattcctcttcgtcatGCTTTTCATGTGGATACTAACCTTCACCGTTAGCATAGTGCGAGTAGTTGAGAAGGTAAGTTCTTCACCAAGAGACTAA